One region of Opitutaceae bacterium genomic DNA includes:
- the pgl gene encoding 6-phosphogluconolactonase, producing MREFANPYGRVVVGAVDALYARAALLIADELPKKRMGAYTVALSGGNTPKDWFRWVVANRALSPDVLADAHFTVSDERMVPVDSRDSNFGNARRLLFEPLGIPASRCHAWPVELRPAQAAQAYGATMVALTGPKQSYGVCMLGMGDDTHTASFFPGEQLLEDDGGVDFTAVKTVERGWRLTITPTGLRTCGLIIVMVMGAGKASALRRVMLGDEEWNAVPAKILATASDRVIWLVDDLAAAKL from the coding sequence ATGCGTGAATTTGCGAATCCTTACGGCCGGGTCGTTGTCGGCGCGGTTGATGCACTCTACGCCCGGGCTGCCCTGCTCATCGCCGACGAACTGCCCAAGAAAAGGATGGGGGCTTACACAGTCGCCCTGAGCGGAGGGAATACGCCGAAAGACTGGTTTCGCTGGGTCGTGGCTAACCGGGCGCTATCACCGGACGTGCTGGCAGATGCGCATTTCACAGTGAGCGACGAGCGCATGGTTCCCGTTGATAGTCGCGACAGCAATTTCGGCAATGCCCGACGGCTGCTGTTTGAACCCTTGGGCATCCCGGCGTCTCGCTGCCATGCCTGGCCGGTTGAACTTCGGCCCGCGCAGGCAGCGCAGGCGTATGGGGCGACGATGGTGGCGCTCACAGGTCCGAAACAGTCCTACGGCGTGTGCATGCTGGGCATGGGGGATGACACCCATACCGCCTCCTTTTTTCCCGGGGAACAGCTGCTCGAGGATGATGGAGGGGTCGATTTCACAGCGGTGAAAACCGTCGAACGGGGATGGCGGCTGACCATCACGCCGACAGGACTGCGCACCTGCGGATTGATCATCGTGATGGTGATGGGAGCGGGAAAGGCGAGTGCCCTGCGCCGCGTCATGCTGGGCGATGAGGAGTGGAATGCCGTTCCCGCCAAGATCCTTGCGACGGCGTCGGACCGGGTGATCTGGCTGGTGGACGACCTTGCTGCGGCGAAACTCTGA
- a CDS encoding glucose-6-phosphate dehydrogenase assembly protein OpcA, with the protein MSDVFDALPGIEASVSSVSKSLRDMWADVAASGKTALPPDEVKATQLNLVLHLGLPTSPDDALVQFQVALRFAQRYPCRVVVLCPLPEGSEIKEIRAKVYGECFFGKSKGDTRCVEVVILSYPVSARPYLENQVSVCLSTDLPLYYWVHRFSGAAKLAEYQYLLRRSKRVIFDTAVVPVDALFHPWPRPEAVRDLAFARLLHVRQIVGQFLSGMQPETLVRGLQSISLTHAPDYRAEAFSLSRWLADRLAACEADAKKTPHQLLVTPSSGSDSLSMKLAYNDARRFVWHGNFLTHQGAFETNFSGEPVHLPSTVRLLAPELALSEAMFF; encoded by the coding sequence ATGTCCGACGTATTCGACGCGCTCCCCGGGATCGAGGCATCGGTCAGTTCCGTTTCGAAAAGCCTGCGCGACATGTGGGCGGATGTCGCAGCCTCCGGGAAAACGGCACTACCGCCCGATGAGGTGAAGGCGACCCAGCTCAATCTGGTGCTTCACCTTGGACTGCCCACGAGCCCGGATGATGCACTCGTGCAATTCCAGGTCGCGTTGAGATTCGCCCAGCGGTATCCCTGCCGCGTGGTGGTGCTCTGTCCGCTGCCGGAGGGATCTGAAATCAAAGAAATACGCGCGAAGGTCTATGGAGAGTGCTTTTTTGGAAAGTCGAAGGGCGACACGCGCTGCGTCGAGGTTGTGATCCTGAGTTATCCGGTTTCCGCGCGCCCGTACCTTGAGAACCAGGTCTCGGTCTGCCTGTCGACGGATCTGCCCTTGTACTACTGGGTGCACCGATTTTCGGGGGCTGCAAAGCTGGCGGAGTACCAGTACCTGCTGCGCCGTTCGAAACGCGTTATTTTTGACACGGCAGTGGTGCCGGTCGATGCGCTTTTCCACCCGTGGCCTCGTCCGGAGGCGGTGCGTGATCTCGCTTTTGCGCGACTCCTTCATGTCCGACAGATCGTTGGTCAGTTCCTGTCCGGAATGCAGCCGGAAACCCTCGTCAGAGGACTGCAGTCCATTTCGCTCACCCACGCTCCGGATTATCGGGCGGAGGCCTTCAGTCTGAGCCGCTGGCTGGCTGACCGACTGGCTGCGTGTGAGGCGGATGCTAAGAAAACACCACATCAACTTCTGGTGACCCCCTCATCCGGTTCGGATTCCCTGTCGATGAAGCTGGCATACAACGATGCGCGCCGATTCGTGTGGCATGGAAATTTCCTGACGCATCAAGGTGCTTTCGAGACGAATTTCTCCGGTGAACCGGTCCACCTGCCCTCGACCGTGCGACTGCTTGCGCCTGAACTCGCGCTGAGTGAGGCGATGTTTTTCTAG